The following nucleotide sequence is from Bacteroidota bacterium.
ATTTATTGACCGCTTTTTAGTTTCAGCCGAAATGTTTTTTATTCCTGTTACCATTTTGGTGAATAAAACTGACTTAATCGATGCAGATTGCCTGGAAAAATTCATTGCACTCTACAAGCAAGCCGGTTACGAATGCCTGCCCATGTGCCTCACACAAAACCAAGGTGTTGAGGAAGTATTTCGTCGTATGAAAGGCAAAATAAGTCTGGTATCGGGCATTAGTGGAGTCGGTAAATCGTCTTTTATTCAGGCACTTAATCCAGGACTGGACATTCGTATCGACGAAATATCCGAATCGCATCAATCGGGAAAGCACACTACTACCTTCTCAGAAATATTCGAAGTAATTCCCGATTGCTACATCATCGATACTCCGGGTATTCGCTCATTTGGGCTTATTGATTTAGACAAGAATGAAATCGGTTTGTATTTCAAAGACGTGTTCCATGCTTCGGCCAAATGTAAATTCATTAATTGCACCCACATCCACGAACCTGGCTGTGCAGTGCGCGAATCGGTAGAAAAAGGAAATATTTCCGAGTCGCGATACCGCAGTTATGTAAATATTTTTCTGGACGATTCGTTAAAACACCGATAAAATAGCCAACTTTTCTTGCCGTGTTACGTAAAATTTGCATCTTTTAGCATATTGTTAACAAGAAATTGTGTTAAGTTTTTTGTTACAATGGCAGAATTATAATTTTGATACTCTGCTAACAAACCGGCAATGAAACGTTTTTACTTTATAATCGCATTCTCCTTTTTACTAATTGTTTCGGTAAACGTATTGTTTTACCGAAGCTTTTATAACCTTCAGATTAACCAATATAAAAACTTTTTGCTGCGGCAATCGGAAGTGTGTGTGAACGAAGTTGAACGTACCCTTCTGAAATTCGAGAGCGACTTGAATTATATTCTTTTCTCCGACGACATTGCCAAGCTTTTTACCGATGTCAATTCCGATGCCCTGCGTAAACTTCAATTGTTTTATTCCACTTATAATGGACTCATTAAAAACATTGATATTTACGACAACCAAAAAAATGTTTTAAACCTCTTTCGCGATAAAAAGCAGAACTTCATCACTGACCAATATGTAGGTCAACGGCAGCGTATGCTTGCTCCAAAAGAAGAGGTAACCCATAATGGACATGAGTATCAGTATGTATTGCCCGTATTTAAAGACAATGTATTGTATGCCAACATTGTAGTCACCATCAACATCAATAACTACATTCTTTCGGAACTTAAGAAATTTCACCTCGACGAAATCTCGTGGCAATTTGTAATTGATACCGAAACAGAAACAGTAGCCACTGCCGATGTACAGCAATACAATTGGAACGGCAGACTGGAAGAAGTAGTCACCAACCTAAACCATGACCTCGAAGGACTCATGGTGCACACCATCAGTACCGACTCCCTCAATCATAAAATTCTCACAGTTTACACGCCAGTCAACCTGCTCGACCGAAATTTTGGCATTGCCATGAGTATTGACCATAACACCTTTCTGCTTAAGGTGTTTTCGCAATTGGCCATCATTTCTATTGCCAGCCTCCTCATTTTTCTTTTGGTGAGCATTTATCTGCTCATTCAGATTAAAAACCTTAAAAAAAAAATAGAAGCCTAAGGCACTCCTTCGATTTCTTTCAACAATCGCTGGAGCATTTGCCGGTAGGCTTAGTGGTGTATGACTATTTCAAAAAGGTACACTTTATTAATCAAACTGCCCGTGAAATTTTGCTGATAGGACCCAACGAAGACGCCAGCTCGGCTATTGTGGAACGCCGCTTTACCAATTTTACAAAACCCTCCGATAAACCAAATACCTCTTACGATACCGACCAGTTTTTTTACTATCAGCGTCATGGTATCGAAGTAGTTATATTTAAAAAGGAGCTTCCCTGTAACATTCAAAATAAAGAATACGTGCTGAGCACCTTTATCGATGTGACCTCAATAGAGAAAGAGCGCAAATACGAAGCAGCGGCAAACATTGCCAAATCTGATTTTCTGGCAAAAATGAGCCACGAAATCCGAACGCCCATGAATGGCATAATTGGGATGACTGAAGCCCTGGCACGTGAAAATTTAAACTCAGAACAGCAGGAATACATCAGCATTGTGCGCCGTTCGGCCGATTTGCTGCTTAATATTATCGACGATATACTCGATTATTCCAAAATCGAAGCCGGCAAAATGCAGATAGAAGAAATTCCTTTTCTTCTTCGCGAAGAGGTGGAACTTTCCGTTCAGCTTTTTAAAGCCATTGCCGAAGAAAAAGGCTTGTTGCTCGAATTGAACGTAGGACCCAATGTTCCGAACCGTATAATTGGTGACCCATTCAGGCTTAGGCAGGTATTGTCGAACCTGATCAGTAATGCGGTAAAATTCACGCATCACGGAAAAATTGTGGTAATGGTCGAAACTGAAGATGAATACGCTGGTAATATCACTTTGTTGTTTAGTGTTTCGGATACTGGAATCGGAATTTCTCAGGAAAAAATTCCTACCATTTTCAACTCATTTACACAAGCCGATAACAGTACTTCGCGAAAATATGGTGGATCTGGCTTGGGCACCACTATTTGCAAACAACTCGTAACGCTGATGAATGGAGAAATTTGGGTTGAAAGCCCTTCCAGATTGAACAGCAACAAAGAGTTTCCGGGTACTACATTCTACTTTATCATTGAAGTTTACTCGAACGAGGAATTAGATAAAGTTTTCGATTATAAGAAAATACAGTCTTTTGAGGAAGTTAAATGCGTAATTGTTTGCCATAACGAATTGACAAGAAAAAGATTATATTCATTTTTAGAACAAAATTCGATTCAAATAGAAACCATACTGTTTGGAGAGCATGTGTTGGAGGAAGTTGAAACCCGGATACAAAATAAAAAGGCAAAATTTCATTTGCTTGTCATAATCGACGAACCAGGTATGGATGGTCTCTGGTTATTAAAAAAGCTTCATGCTAAAAAGCTTACCGACAACCACCGGGTATTTATGTTCAGCTCGAACCATAAACCTGAAAACCATATACAATCGCGTTTAGCCGGAGTCGATTATTACCTGGTTCAACCCTTTGAGCATAAACTTTTAAAATCTTTCCTGAAAGAGTGTTTCCCATCGATTCCCGAGAGCTTTTCGAAACCTGAATTACGAAATGACTTGAAAATAATGGTGGCAGAAGATAACCTGATCAACCAAAAGGTAGCTGAAAACATTTTTAAAAATCTTGGATACTCTATTGAAATTGCCAACGATGGCCTAGAGGTAATAGAATTGATCAAACTCAAGCATTTCGATATTATTTTTATGGACCTCGAAATGCCCGAAAAAGACGGGCTTGAGGCCACTATCGAACTACGCGGATTGGGTTACCAATTGCCTATTGTAGCCATGACGGCCTCGGCTTCCGAGGCTGTGCGAAAAACTTCGCTAAAAGCAGGAATGAACGAGTATACCACAAAACCAGTTAAATCAGAAATAGTAATTGCCATTCTAGAAAAATGGTTTGCCTGATAGTTTTTGCCTATTAATGAGCTTCGAGCCAGTTGTTGCCTATACCCATATCCACCGTAAGCGGAACACTTAACCTGGCTGCAGCTTCCATTTCATAGCGCACCAATTCTTTCATTGTTTCCAGTTCAGGTAAAAACACATCAAAAACCAATTCATCATGCACCTGCAAAATCATATTCGACTTCAATCGATTGGAGAGAATCTTTTCCTGTATTGCCACCATGGCAATTTTTATCACATCGGCCGCTGATCCCTGAATGGGCGAATTGATAGCATTTCGTTCAGCAAACCCGCGCACTGTAGCATTTGCCGATTGTATATCGGGTAAATAACGCTTACGTCCAAACATGGTTACAACATATCCTTTTTCCCGGGCAGAGGTGATGCAGGAATCCATATAATGTTTTACTTTCGGAAAAGACTCGAAATAACTGTCGATTAGTTGTTTGGCATCTGCACGCGAAATCTTTAAGCGTTCTGCAAGCCCAAATGCCGATATACCATATATAATTCCAAAATTGGCTGTTTTGGCCTGGCTGCGCATCTCACGTGTAACTTCTTCTTCTGTTACTTTGAAAATTTTAGCAGCGGTGGAACGGTGTATGTCTGCTCCTTGTTTAAATGCTTCGATCATTTGCGGATCCTGGCTGAGATGCGCCATAAGACGAAGTTCGATCTGAGAATAGTCAGCAGCCAGAATCACATGCTCCTTGTCAGAAGCAATAAACGATTTCCGGATTTCCCTTCCACGCTCATCACGAATTGGAATGTTTTGCATGTTAGGATTCACCGAACTTAAGCGGCCTGTAGCTGTAATGGTTTGATTGAAAGAAGTATGCACTTTTTGAGTGGAAGGTTCTATTAACAATGGCAAAGCCGAAACATAGGTCGATTGCAATTTTGAAAGTCCACGGTATTCGAGTATAAGGGGTACAATCGGATGTTTGTCGGTTAAGGTTTGAAGCACTTCTTCGCTGGTACTGTATTGTTTGGTTTTAGTAAGCTTATTCTGACTCGATATAGATAGTTTTTCGAAAAGAATTACTCCTAACTGCCTGGGAGAGGAGAGGTTAAACTCTTCACCGGCAGCTTCGAATGCCTGCTTTTTGGTTTGTTCAATTTCCTCCAGTAATTGTTCATTATACTTATTAAGTGTCTCATTATCAATCTTAAAGCCAGAATGTTCCATGTGGAACAGAACACTCACCAAAGGCATTTCGATGCGGGTAGCCAATTCCAACAATTGCTTGTCGGAAAGCTGCTTTTGTTGCCTGGTGAATAGACGAAAAGTGTAGTCAGCATCCTCGCAGGAATAATTGGTCACCAATTGCAAATCGACACCTTCCATGGTACGCTGGTCTTTTCCCTTCTTGCCTATTAGCTCTTCAATTGGGATCATTTCGTAATTAAACTCTTCGCGAATTACATCGTCAAGTTTATGCCGGCCTTCGGGCTTTAGCAAGTAATGAGCCACCATGGTATCAAAAAGTTGGCCCTTAATATCGGCGCCATACCTTGCCAGAAAGTGAATATCGAATTTGAGGTTATGCCCTACCTTTAGTATTTCGGGATTCGAAAAGAATATGTTGAGCATGCCAACCCACCTCAGCATCTGTTCGTCGGAACCAGATGCCAGATAATAAGCCTTTGTCTGTTGATAAGAGATAGCAATTCCAATCAGACGATCGGAAAAGTAATTCAATCCGGTTGTTTCAGTATCGATGCAAACTGCCTCGCATTTCAGCAATTCCGTTAACAGTTTCTGAACCTTTTCGTCAGTATCCACGAGCACATACTCCACCTTTTCTGCTTGAAATTTTTCTTTAGACGAAACGATTTCTGCAGGTTCTGTTTCAGGTAGACTTTCTCCAAAGAGCGAAGTCTGAAAAGGTTGATTTTGTTTTGTTTCTTTAGCAGATAAACGTTTACTAAAAGTGCGAAAATCGAAACGCTCGAACAATTCCAACAGCTTTTTTTGGTCTGGGTCCTTAACGATCATTTGATCAAAGTCCACTTCCAGGGGTACATTTAAATCAATGGTAACTAGTTCTTTCGAAAGAAGAATTTGTTCCCGGTTATTTTCCAGACTCTCTCTTAATTTTCCTTTCAATTCAGAGGTTGATTTGAGAAGATTGTCAATCGAACCATACTCAGCAATCAGTTTCTTGGCAGTCTTTTCGCCAATGCCTGGAGCTCCAGGAACATTGTCAGAGCTGTCGCCCCAAAGCGCTAGTAAATCGATGATTTGAATCGGAGAACTTACTTCGAATTTTTCTTGAATCTCTTCTATTCCCAATATTTCTTTTTCGCCTCCGCTCCTGCCTGGTTTGTACATAAAAACATGCTCAGAAACCAGCTGACCATAGTCTTTATCGGGAGTCATCATATATACTTCAAAACCGTTTTCTGCTGCCCTTTTTGCGAGTGTTCCAATTACATCATCGGCCTCAAATCCTTCTTTTTCAATAATTTGTATCCTGTAAGCTGAAATAATCTCTTTAATCCATGGCACAGCAAACCGAATGTCTTCAGGGGTTGATTGCCTGTTTGCCTTATATTCGGGGTACATTTTGTGCCGAAAGGTGGGAGAAGGTGGATCAAAGGCTACCGCAATGTGCGATGGGTTTTCATTACGCAATATTTCATCAAGGGTATTGACAAAACCAAAAATTGCAGAAGTATTGTTGCCCTGTTTATCGGTTACAGGTCGATTAATAAAGGCATAATAAGCCCTGAATATCAATGCATAAGCATCCAATAAAAACAATCGCTTCCTGTTTTCCATGAGTTTGAATAATTAAGCCGAAAAATTACATAAAAAAAGCCGGACTATCGCTTGTTTCAATAGTCCGGCTCTTCATAAACTAAGCTAATTCTTAATCGCATGCGCATTTATTAATGCATTCGATAAGTGTGTTAATTCGCTGATGCTTAAGCGAATAGAAGGTATTTTTACCATCACGGCGAGCAATAAGGACATCTTTGTCGCGTAAGATTCCTAAATGATGCGAGGCAGTTGATTGTTCAATATTTAGAGCTTCGTGAATTTCGGTTACTGTAAGTTGTTTGCCTGCTTCGAGCTGGTTCAATATGGCAATTCGCAACGGGTGCGAAATTGCTTTCAACATTGCTGCTGCTTTGTTCAATTGATCCACATTAAATTCGCTAATCATGACTTCAAATTTATTTATGCAAATATATAACTATTTTTCATGTATTACCTAAAATCCTGATTACATGGGATAAAGGCTTTTTACTAGAAAGAGTTTATTCGTGAGACTTAAATTTCATGAGTTCTCGAAATGAAATTTTATAGTCGAATCCCGATTTACATTGGGACTGAAAGCGGATGCGCGGACAAGAATGCTTTTCAACGAAATCAATTTCATCGTTATATTCGGGAGTATATTCATCAACCTTGAAGTATTGAGTAGGTGGATAAGGAGTTTTGAACCTGTGATGAATTCAATATAAAAAGAATGGGTATCTTTGATGCCAGCGAGAAAACAATATGAAAACAAGCAAAGCAATAAAGTCTGTAATTAGTGATGATTTAAAGAGCTTTAACAAGAATTTTTCGGGGTCGATGAAAAGCCCTGTGCCTCTTTTGAATATAATTACCAACTACCTTTTACGCCGAAAAGGAAAGCAAATAAGACCGATATTGGTTTTTCTTTCGGCAAAAACTGTGGGCACTACCAACGAGGCCACCCATGTGGCAGCTTCGCTCATCGAATTGCTGCATACGGCTACACTTGTGCACGATGATGTGGTTGATGATGCCATGGAACGTAGAGGGTTTTTATCAATCAATGCCCTTTGGCGGTCAAAGATTGCTGTGCTTCTGGGTGATTTTCTGTTGGCCAAAGGACTTCTATTGGCAGTAAAGCACAAGCAGTTCGAATTGCTCGAAATTGTATCTGATGCCGTAAAGGAAATGAGCGAAGGCGAATTACTCCAAATTCAGAAAACACGCAAACTAAATATTACCGAAGAGGAATACTTCGAAATTATTACTAAAAAAACAGCTACACTTCTTGCTGCGTGTACGGCCAGCGGAGCACGCTCTGTTTCGGACAATGCCGAACATGTTGAAAAAATGAAGCAAATTGGCATTAACTTGGGAATAGCCTTTCAGATAAAAGATGATCTGTTCGATTACGAGAAAACAAGCTCTACCGGAAAACCTATCGGAAACGATATAAAAGAGAAAAAACTGACCCTTCCACTTATTGCTGCGCTAAAGAATGCTCCTACTGACGAATCAAGAAGTATTATCAGGTTAATAAATAGAAATTCCTCTAAAAGAAATACTTACGATACTATATATCAATTTGTACATCAATACAAAGGTTTGGAATATGCAGAGAATAAAATGCAGCATTTTAAACAAATAGCCCTTGAATTATTAGTAGAATTTCCTTCGAATGAAGCAAGGGATAGTTTTTCTGACCTGATTGAATATATCGTTTCGCGCAGAAAATAAATTTACAATCCTTCCTTCTCGTTGAAATATTTCCAGATTGATTCGGCTTGCTTCTTAGTCACCACAGAAGCAATCACATCAATGGGTTGAGCCTTCAATTGATACACCGAACCGAAATGAGCAAGCAACTTTTGAATGGTAGCTGGCCCTACTCCATTAATTTCGAGCAGTTGGGTTTGCATCATTTTCTTCGATCTAACTTTTCTGTGAAAACTAATTCCAAAGCGATGTGCTTCATTACGCAGTTGCTGAATTATTCTAAGAGAATAAGAATTCTTATCTAAATAGAGTGGTACAGGATCTCCCGGGAAATAGAGTTCTTCCAGCCTCTTTGCTATTCCCAAAATGGCAATTTTACCATACAAATCTAAACCTTCAAGGCTTTTTACCGCAGCACTTAATTGACCTTTACCTCCATCCACAATAATAAGTTGAGGCAATTCTGCTCCTTCTTCAAGCAGCCTTTTATAGCGCCGGGTGATGACTTCTTCCATGGAAGCAAAATCATTAGAGCCCTCTACTGTTTTAATGTGATAATGCCGATAATCTCTTTTTGATGGTTTTGCATTTCGAAAAACAACACAGGCTGCCACAGCAGACTCTCCCTGAATGTTGCTGTTGTCGAAGCATTCGATATAAACTGGTAATTCTTTTAAGCGCAAATCTGTTTTGAGTTGAATAAGCAACTTAGATGTTTTAGAAAGCTTATTGCTTACTTCGTTGTACTTCTTTTCGCTCTGCAGGGCAAATTGCAATGCATTTCTTTCCGATAATTCCAAAAGCTTTTTCTTATCTCCAATTTTCGGAACGGTAAAATCGATTCCAATTACCGTTGGTAAAACGAAAGGCACATAAACGTCGGAAGTTGTACTACCCACTTTTTCTCTTATATCGAGCAGTGCGAAAAGCAATAAGTCTTCTTTCGATTCCTCGAGTTGTTGGACAATTTCTACTGTATGAGACTGTACAATTGCCCCTTGAAGGATTTTTATAAAATTCACATAGGATCTACTCTCCCGCTGATAGAAAGAGAATACATCCACATTGTCAATTTTTGGGTTTACAATGGCCGATTTACTCTTGTAGCGTGATAATATTTCGTACTTGGATTTAATCTTTTCAGCATCTTCAAATTGATGCTTTTCTGAATAATCCATCATAAGACCATATAAAAACTTCTGAACCTGCTGAATATCCCCTTTTAAAATGTACTGTATTTGTTGAATGGATTCTCTATAATCTATCTCAGATTGTTTTCCTTCGCAAGGACCAAGGCAATTACCAAGATGATACTCCAGGCATACTTTATACTTTTTCTTTTTAATAAGCTCAGAGCTTAATTGATAATAACAGGTTCGAATAGGGTACAATTCTCGAATAAGTCCCAAAAGGGTTCTCACCATCACCACAGAAGTGTAAGGTCCATAGTACTCCGAACCATCGTTAATACGATTTCTGGTGGAAAAAACTCTCGGAAATGCTTCATTCTTTATACATATCCATGGAAAGGTTTTGTCGTCTTTGAGTAAAATGTTGTATTTAGGTTGATTGGTCTTGATTATATTATTCTCAAGCAACAAGGCATCGGACTCTGTTTCTACGACAATGTGGCGAATATCGTATACTTGTGAAACAAGCCTTTTAGTTTTAAATGAATCGTATTTTTGCTTTGAGAAATAAGAAGCTACCCGTTTCTTTAGACTTTTCGCTTTACCTACGTACAATAGGCTTCCAGACTGGTTATAAAACTGGTACACTCCAGGCAAATCTGGTAAATTGCTAAGTATGAATTTTAAATCAGCCATGGAGTGAAGCAATTTTTTGGTTCCACGTGGAACAATAGAAATCTAGCGGCCCAGATGAACCAACAATACATTGATATCGGATGGTGAAACTCCAGGCACTCGACTAGCTTGTCCCACCGTTTCAGGTCGTAGACGTGTTAACTTTTGTCGCGCTTCTGTCGATATTGATAGCATATCATTGTAAGTAATATGATCTGGGATTCGAATGTTCTCCAGCCTTTTTACCTTTTCAGCAATAAGCTGTTCTCTTTCAATGTAACCGAAATATTTTACATGAATCTCGGTGGCTTCGCATAATAACGCCATGTCAATCTCTGATTCGAAAACAGAATTAGTCTTTGAGATTACTTTCTGAAGCAAATCAAATAAAGTAATCTGAGGCCTACGAACAAGATCAATTGCTTTCACTTGTTGACGAAGTAGGGATGTTTCAACCTCGCCTAAAAACTCATTCGCCGTAGATGGATTTATGCTCAAAGTTTCCAGATAATTTATAAACCGTTTTCGTTCTCCAATCTTTTTTTCTAATACTTTTAGTCGATCCTCAGTTGCTAAACCAATTTTGTAACCAGCCAAAGTAAGTCGTTCATCGGCATTGTCTTGTCGTAATAAAATCCTGTGCTCTGCCCGTGAAGTAAACATCCGATAAGGTTCATCGACTCCTTTAGTAACCAGGTCATCGATTAATACGCCGATATAAGAATCTTTGCGACTTAGCACAAACTCTTCTTTACCACATAACTTCAAAGCCGCATTGATACCTGCCATTAAGCCTTGACCTCCTGCCTCCTCGTAACCAGTAGTGCCATTAATTTGTCCAGCAAAATAAAGTCCAGAAACTTGCTTAGTCTCCAAGGTGTGTTTTAACTGAGTTGGGGGATAGTAATCATATTCGATGGCATAACCTGGTCGAAAAATGACTGCCTTCTCTAATCCGGATATCTCACGCAATGCCTTATACTGAATTTCCCAGGGAAGACTAGAAGAAAATCCATTTAAATACATCTCATAAGAATCGGCACCTTCGGGTTCTAAAAACAATTGATGACTCGCTTTTTCTGAAAATGTTACAATCTTATCTTCGATGCTCGGGCAATATCTGGGACCCACACCTTTAATACTTCCATTAAATAATGGACTCACTGAAAAACCTTGCTCCAGTATATCATGAACCCTATCGTTAGTATGTGTTATCCAGCAAGAGTAATTCGTTTTGATAGCCCGATTAAGAAATGAAAAGTTTCCTCCTTCCTCATCGCCTTTTTGTTCAATCATTTTGGTGAAATCAACCGTACGGCCATCAATTCTGGCAGGAGTACCTGTTTTCATTCTCCCAACTTCAAAACCTAAACTAGCTAGTTGACTAGAGATACCCACAGAAGCTGGTTCAGAAATTCGACCTCCCACAAATTGGGTACTTCCAATGTGAATTAAACCATTCTCAAAAGTGCCATTTGTTAGTACAACAGCTTTCGCAGAAAACTGAACTCCAATTTTTGTTTTTACACCAGTAACCCTATTTCCTTCAAAAACAAGACTCGTAACTGCATCTTGCCAAAAGTGTATATTTGGTAAACTCTCTAAAGCCTTTCTCCATTCGAAGCTAAACTGAAAGCGATCGGATTGAGCGCGAGGACTCCACATGGCTGGTCCCTTGCTTTTATTCAACATTCTAAACTGCAACATTGTTTTATCTGTAATGATACCCATCATTCCGCCAAGGGCATCAATCTCTCGAACAATTTGTCCCTTTGCAACACCACCTACCGCAGGGTTGCAAGACATTTGAGCTATCTTGTTTAAATCGATGGTTACCAATAAAACCCTGCACCTTAACTTTCCTGCTGCAAAGGCAGCTTCGCATCCAGCATGACCTGCACCTACAACAATGATATCATAATCGAACATAAATTTTCTTGTAAAGTTATTTATAATTCTTCTAAATAAGACAGATAATGATTCTCCATTTTTCTTATCTGAATTTTTTCCAAATCTGAGTTATCTTTATATCCACACAAATGCAGAACTCCGTGAATTACAACACGATGCAGTTCTAAAAGGAATTCAGTGTTAAAATGTATAGCGTTAGATTGAACAGTTGGAATAGAAATGAAAATCTCTCCATTAATTATGTTAACAAAACTGTTGTCGAATGTTATAATGTCGGTAAAATAATCGTGCGATAGGTGTAATAGATTAATCTCAAGAATTTGTTCCTCGTTGACAAAATGATATAAAATGTCACCTGGTACTTTCTTTTCGGATTCAATCACATGCTGAATCCATGAACAAATTTTATCCTCGTTGATAAGTTCAAATGAAACTTCGGAATAATGAAAGCGAATGCTCACACTACTTTATTTTAAACTCAAGCTCGACTATTGAACCGTTCTTGTAAAAACTAATTTTATCTGATAATTTCTCCATAAGAAAAATACCTCTGCCATTCACATTTTCAATATTTTCAGGAGCAGTAGGATCAGGAATATTAGTAAAATCAAATCCAGGACCTTGGTCTTCCACACGAATTCTAAAAAAAGTATCCTCGATTGTAAAAAAAACATTTACTGTCTTAGACTCATCTAATTTATTTCCGTGAACAATAGCATTATTTGCTGCTTCAAGCGCAGCAATTAAGATATTTCCATATTGATCTTCGCCAATTTTAAATTCGGCAGAAATATCATCGATAACCTTTTCTACTCTTCTCAGATTATCTATTTTTGAAGCTATGCTAAGTGACTTTTCCATTAATTCACTGATTATTCAAACCTCTTATACTGCATTATTCACAACAAGTTTCTAAAATTCTATGCAATTTACGATTATTTCAATAAATCGCCGTTTTTTAAATACTATTTGTACATTATCCATGACTAATTCGCTATCCATAGTTCTGGATTAAGCTTCTCA
It contains:
- a CDS encoding response regulator, producing MPVGLVVYDYFKKVHFINQTAREILLIGPNEDASSAIVERRFTNFTKPSDKPNTSYDTDQFFYYQRHGIEVVIFKKELPCNIQNKEYVLSTFIDVTSIEKERKYEAAANIAKSDFLAKMSHEIRTPMNGIIGMTEALARENLNSEQQEYISIVRRSADLLLNIIDDILDYSKIEAGKMQIEEIPFLLREEVELSVQLFKAIAEEKGLLLELNVGPNVPNRIIGDPFRLRQVLSNLISNAVKFTHHGKIVVMVETEDEYAGNITLLFSVSDTGIGISQEKIPTIFNSFTQADNSTSRKYGGSGLGTTICKQLVTLMNGEIWVESPSRLNSNKEFPGTTFYFIIEVYSNEELDKVFDYKKIQSFEEVKCVIVCHNELTRKRLYSFLEQNSIQIETILFGEHVLEEVETRIQNKKAKFHLLVIIDEPGMDGLWLLKKLHAKKLTDNHRVFMFSSNHKPENHIQSRLAGVDYYLVQPFEHKLLKSFLKECFPSIPESFSKPELRNDLKIMVAEDNLINQKVAENIFKNLGYSIEIANDGLEVIELIKLKHFDIIFMDLEMPEKDGLEATIELRGLGYQLPIVAMTASASEAVRKTSLKAGMNEYTTKPVKSEIVIAILEKWFA
- a CDS encoding helix-turn-helix transcriptional regulator; this encodes MISEFNVDQLNKAAAMLKAISHPLRIAILNQLEAGKQLTVTEIHEALNIEQSTASHHLGILRDKDVLIARRDGKNTFYSLKHQRINTLIECINKCACD
- the uvrC gene encoding excinuclease ABC subunit UvrC translates to MADLKFILSNLPDLPGVYQFYNQSGSLLYVGKAKSLKKRVASYFSKQKYDSFKTKRLVSQVYDIRHIVVETESDALLLENNIIKTNQPKYNILLKDDKTFPWICIKNEAFPRVFSTRNRINDGSEYYGPYTSVVMVRTLLGLIRELYPIRTCYYQLSSELIKKKKYKVCLEYHLGNCLGPCEGKQSEIDYRESIQQIQYILKGDIQQVQKFLYGLMMDYSEKHQFEDAEKIKSKYEILSRYKSKSAIVNPKIDNVDVFSFYQRESRSYVNFIKILQGAIVQSHTVEIVQQLEESKEDLLLFALLDIREKVGSTTSDVYVPFVLPTVIGIDFTVPKIGDKKKLLELSERNALQFALQSEKKYNEVSNKLSKTSKLLIQLKTDLRLKELPVYIECFDNSNIQGESAVAACVVFRNAKPSKRDYRHYHIKTVEGSNDFASMEEVITRRYKRLLEEGAELPQLIIVDGGKGQLSAAVKSLEGLDLYGKIAILGIAKRLEELYFPGDPVPLYLDKNSYSLRIIQQLRNEAHRFGISFHRKVRSKKMMQTQLLEINGVGPATIQKLLAHFGSVYQLKAQPIDVIASVVTKKQAESIWKYFNEKEGL
- the polA gene encoding DNA polymerase I, which codes for MENRKRLFLLDAYALIFRAYYAFINRPVTDKQGNNTSAIFGFVNTLDEILRNENPSHIAVAFDPPSPTFRHKMYPEYKANRQSTPEDIRFAVPWIKEIISAYRIQIIEKEGFEADDVIGTLAKRAAENGFEVYMMTPDKDYGQLVSEHVFMYKPGRSGGEKEILGIEEIQEKFEVSSPIQIIDLLALWGDSSDNVPGAPGIGEKTAKKLIAEYGSIDNLLKSTSELKGKLRESLENNREQILLSKELVTIDLNVPLEVDFDQMIVKDPDQKKLLELFERFDFRTFSKRLSAKETKQNQPFQTSLFGESLPETEPAEIVSSKEKFQAEKVEYVLVDTDEKVQKLLTELLKCEAVCIDTETTGLNYFSDRLIGIAISYQQTKAYYLASGSDEQMLRWVGMLNIFFSNPEILKVGHNLKFDIHFLARYGADIKGQLFDTMVAHYLLKPEGRHKLDDVIREEFNYEMIPIEELIGKKGKDQRTMEGVDLQLVTNYSCEDADYTFRLFTRQQKQLSDKQLLELATRIEMPLVSVLFHMEHSGFKIDNETLNKYNEQLLEEIEQTKKQAFEAAGEEFNLSSPRQLGVILFEKLSISSQNKLTKTKQYSTSEEVLQTLTDKHPIVPLILEYRGLSKLQSTYVSALPLLIEPSTQKVHTSFNQTITATGRLSSVNPNMQNIPIRDERGREIRKSFIASDKEHVILAADYSQIELRLMAHLSQDPQMIEAFKQGADIHRSTAAKIFKVTEEEVTREMRSQAKTANFGIIYGISAFGLAERLKISRADAKQLIDSYFESFPKVKHYMDSCITSAREKGYVVTMFGRKRYLPDIQSANATVRGFAERNAINSPIQGSAADVIKIAMVAIQEKILSNRLKSNMILQVHDELVFDVFLPELETMKELVRYEMEAAARLSVPLTVDMGIGNNWLEAH
- a CDS encoding polyprenyl synthetase family protein — its product is MKTSKAIKSVISDDLKSFNKNFSGSMKSPVPLLNIITNYLLRRKGKQIRPILVFLSAKTVGTTNEATHVAASLIELLHTATLVHDDVVDDAMERRGFLSINALWRSKIAVLLGDFLLAKGLLLAVKHKQFELLEIVSDAVKEMSEGELLQIQKTRKLNITEEEYFEIITKKTATLLAACTASGARSVSDNAEHVEKMKQIGINLGIAFQIKDDLFDYEKTSSTGKPIGNDIKEKKLTLPLIAALKNAPTDESRSIIRLINRNSSKRNTYDTIYQFVHQYKGLEYAENKMQHFKQIALELLVEFPSNEARDSFSDLIEYIVSRRK
- the rsgA gene encoding ribosome small subunit-dependent GTPase A, with product MPKGLVLKSTGSWYNVLSEGEIVACRIKGKFRTREIKTSNPVTVGDKVEFTRIAEDNTGMITAIEPRKNYIIRKATRFHHEAHMIAANIDQAFLMVSLKAPTTPYEFIDRFLVSAEMFFIPVTILVNKTDLIDADCLEKFIALYKQAGYECLPMCLTQNQGVEEVFRRMKGKISLVSGISGVGKSSFIQALNPGLDIRIDEISESHQSGKHTTTFSEIFEVIPDCYIIDTPGIRSFGLIDLDKNEIGLYFKDVFHASAKCKFINCTHIHEPGCAVRESVEKGNISESRYRSYVNIFLDDSLKHR